gcccttcggattgtgcaatgctcctgcaactttccagagatgcatgatgtcgatctttactgatcttattgaggacattatggaggtttttatggacgatttctcagtctacggttcttcatttagcgactgccttgctaatctgtgcaaggtgctggaaagatgtgaggagaagaacttggtgttaaattgggagaagtgtcatttcatggtgaaagatggcattgttttgggtcacaggatatcagagcagggtatcgaggttgacaaagcaaagattgaagttatgaccagcctacagcctcccaggacagtgagggatattcggagttttctgggacatgccggtttctacaggaggtttatcaaagacttctctatgatagcgaggccactcacccgtctgctgtgcaaagaagcgaagtttgtttttgatgctgactgcctcgctgcgtttcagattctcaagaagtctctagtcagtgctcccattgtgcagccaccagattgggacttgccatttgaaataatgtgtgacgcaagtgattacgcgattggagctgttttggggcagagaaaagacaagaaactccatgtgatctattatgccagccgaacgcttgatgatgctcaaatcaagtatgctaccactgagaaggagttgctggcagtagtttatgctttcgagaagttcaggtcctatttggtgggctcgaaagtaattgtgcacacagatcatgcagccttgaagtacctgatgacgaaaaaagatgctaaaccgagactcttaaggtggatcttactcctacaggagtttgatattgagatcagagacaagagaggagcagaaaatggagtggcagatcatctttcccgaatgagagtggaagctgaaacaccactggatgatacattacccgaggagaatgtctatgtgatcaccttgctggaggatgagtatttggatcaggctgattgctgtgccatgagacaaattcaggatgatctcccatggtttgcagactttgcaaactacctatgtgctggaattgaaccaccgaacctgaagggatatgagaggaagaagttcatgagagatgtgaaccactattactgggatgatcccttcctctacaagagatgctcagatggtttattcaggagatgcgttctggagaatgagatgcaagggattcttttccactgccacagctcagaatacgcaggccattttgcaacattcaagacggtttctaaggtcctgcaggctggttactggtggcctacacttttcagagacgcccatgagtttgtctcaaagtgtgatgcatgtcagcggaagggtaacatcagtaagagaaatgagatgccccaaaatttcatccttgaagttgaagtttttgatgtatggggaattgattttatgggccctttcccatcttcttatggaaatgagtacatcttggttgcggttgattatgtctccaagtgggtggaagcagtagccagcaagacaaatgactctagtgttgtcaagaaaatgttcaagacagtcatttttccaagattcggaatcccgagagtggttattagtgatggaggctctcacttcatcaacaagacgttcgataaactgctgaagaaacatggagtaaagcataaggtagctacaccttatcatcctcagacaagtgggcaggttgaaatatcgaaccgagaaatcaagggaattttggagaaggctgtaggcaaaacaaggaaagactgggctgtgaagcttgatgacgccttatgggcgtatagaaccgcctacaagactcccttgggcaccactccttttaatctggtctatggaaagtcttgtcacctacctgtggaattggagtacagtggtttttgggcaacgaagttgatgaacttcgacattaaaaccgcagcagaaaggaggatggttcagttgaacgagctggacgagattcggttgaacgcctatgagaacaccaaaatctacaaggaaagaactaaggcatggcatgacagaaagataatcccgagagacttcgctgctggagacaaagtccttctgttcaactctagactcaagctatttcctggaaagcttaagtctcgttggtccggacctttcaccatcacagaggttagaccttatggagctgttgtcttggaagacaatgggaggaaattcaccgtcaatgggcagaggctaaaaccttacttcacagatgcaaaacccgaagaaggaaccaacattcctttatcggaacccgatctcgcctaaggacaacaaaatagtcaggctcgcgactttaaacaagcgctgagtgggaggcaacccacatggtttgattttctttctcttttgtgattatattttcttgtgtgaattgatttttggttgtgtttttagatgattttcaggcatgtatcacgatcaggcagagatcgatcgatcctaaAGAAACAGAACGGGCGATCCATGtaagagatcggtcgatccgacacgtatggatcggtcgatctaaggCGCTCACGACACCGCTGCTGGACCTGAGGCAGCGGAGGACTCTGACGATGATGGAGCCTTGGAGAGGCGCTCCAAGAGGCGCACTGACCGCAACGCCTGATCGGTAATCTCTCTTGGAATTATTTTCACACcgagacggtgtgaagtaagtctgggggaggatgctacttatgtaccatattgcttttatctcttttattttcttagtttatcggatttgattgtgtttaaaaaaaaaaaaaaaaaaaaaaaaaaaaactctctacgtattttttctcagaccctgtgatgattattagactatttccttgtgtgttgtgcattacatttcatattgaccatttttcaggactgttagcgcagacaaaccgaggaaccacttgaccaagcaacctctccttaaatcttttatcaagtctcggtgaattgtaatcgactcaactatttttgaccattaatgaatttaatttcttttgaccaggaatcaacatcaggaaacgGTATACCATATACACATTCAGGATTTTCTTTACCACATTCTACCACTTTTTAATAATCCTGAATGGCCagactcatcaatagtttggtaccacacctacaccttacccttttatttcatctccatgcattcttacacactgatcatatgtgcatacatgtgcaaaaacaatggagagattagggtagacatggttcatccgactgcttaggtaggatcggaacatttaggtggttagacacggacctgtgtgtctagaggtgtaaatagaaaaattgggtgttgtaagtgtgtgattgcatcgcagtgtatatattcgatttcggtttgtataagttttcgttctaaaaaaaaaaaaaaaaaaaaaaaaaaaaatgaaaataaaaaaaaaaaaaaaaaaaaaaaaaaaaaaaaaaaaaaaaagttcatgtttatatctcattcagtagatttgatttagacattttatttttattttgtgtactaGAGAtgatgctttgttttaatttggggttagagtttgagatttgttgggttttgatcatttgagacttgagcagttcgaaaacatggttatcaatatactcggtctctccagcgattttgcataatgttttgcattttttttttgttatcgctgatacccacaaacacttgagcctcacctaattaaacactaaaacagcctcccaaacaccgagcccgttatacctgatggagatatctttggtggaaaggtcacgcactttttaatgaatgtaaagagttgattacttgaaactgagacttgcaggtctgaaatatggaaaggtttgcgcggtcttggtggggatttggaatgaatgccttgacagtctctgatttaagtggttagcgaaatcacaaggtaagatctactgagggttagtgagctcccaaattttaatcctctttacttgaggacaagcaaagattcaagtctgggggagttgatattccgtgtttttaacggttttaaactcgttttggagcaattaaatggtcggttttaattaatgttttggtctatttgatgcgttttggtgttcttaagtgtaatatgcaggttactagatagcttgaaagaaaagaacgcattcgggatttattcagaagcaagatggaccgaacaatggaccgaacgAGAAGTACTGATCGCACAGAGCcacgagatcgaccgatccgggctacctggatcgaccgatcccaggCTTTCATACatgagatcgaccgatccgagccatgtggatcgaccgatctcaggcgctacgggctccacacgcacaaacgagcttttcactcctttttacccactcccctcaataattcagGGAAGAACTCGACTTTggagactcagaaaagaccaggggcgaccaaggaggagatttacaagttctagagagagatttgagtgttttgtacttgttttggtgtgatttgtgaagatttgtaaaggagttcatctcaaaaccatttggagaagatcttctgaacctttactctgttttaatacaatcttatcatgttttcttcatcaaaatcgttttgttcttgcttagttatgtgtgagtagtcatctagttgggtttaggggttctcatatgggatttcttgatgttttgatccataaaacgtgtgtagactaagggattacgttttggttcttcatctaatggatttcttactgcttgaactgaattgatcacttagttcatgatttcagattgtttgatgcaccgaaagtgattgtttgaacttccgaaaatactttagatgagcaaagtgtccttaaccctcggaagttgatgttattgcgctttgtgaacatattgaacctgttcttaatgcttgttttgaaattgaaactcagcggaagttagtgtggagatttctataacatagagaattagcgctacggaagtaggttaattctaatatcgtgtttgagttctagacggttcttaatatatccctgtgtctttcattaattgtatcttgattaaaaaaaaatccctgagaattcccaatgcccaacgtttgttttaaaaatagttttcaaatcgtttaaatcatctttttacagcttgtttatgttttgtgacacctaagaaaattagataaaaatcatcaaaaatatatcttgattcgctgtagctattaacttgtctgcaactctacgtgtgatcatcggtccctgtggattcgatcccgcattactactgcgtactttactgtgcacttgcagttagataatcgggttaaaactcgagacatcaCGAACCAGATgttgaattttataaaaatagataaacaattatgattttaaatattatttagttattaatttttttttaccaaattttTGTCTACATGTTTTTATATTCGTCTCTTAAGAATCATACATCGTTTTGTTTACTAATTCTGATCTAACATTCTCaggataactttttttttttaatatataaataaatatgaactTTCATTAATGGAGACTAATTTGTAGCATTGCATATGCGTCTGACCTCTCCTTGAACACCAGTCTTCACCCCAATGACACCCATCTTGACCATAGCTTCAGCAAAATCCGCAGCAAAATTAGCCTCCGAACTCTCGTTGCTTGCCAAATACGACTCAATAATATTCTTCATGTCATTATCTTGGTACAGTACAGAATCCGATTTGATAACTCCTTTGCCATCTCTGATGTTCCTAAATATTTGCTCGTCGAACACAAACTGGCTTTCCCAATCCAACGGAATCCTTACATTAACATCGCCACCTTTTGGACACTTTGATCTCAACACTTGAAAAAAATCTGGACTTATCGTTGAATCTTGAGCATCCAAACGTGACATGATAAAGAAACATGCTGTGGTACCGATAGTATGTGCACCTGTAAACATAAGTAACATTTTGGTTAACAAGTggtatttatatttaatcaaGTTATTGAGTTTAggataaattaattattaccaGCACTAAGAAGAACAAGATCTTTATCTGAAAGCCGCTTCTCTCTgaattttgatttcaaaatgtTTATGGAATCTTCAACATCTGGCAAGTTAGCAGCGTTACTCTTATCTGATGTCAGGCCATCTCTTCGACCTGTTGGAACCTCGTAAAAAGGTCCCTTTGCCTAttatttgccaaaaaaaaaaaaacaataacatgAATACAGTAATAAAAAGGTCCTTTGCCTATTTTACTTTTTGGTCGGAATTACTATCATAGTGTTACCGCAATGACAGCGTCTCTAGCAGCAAGAGCAACGATGTCAGCACAAGACACAACGCCTGGACACAAACGTTCAAGCTCTGATTTAGCATTATCTATAACATCGAAACCACCCACACCAGCGTTACCCGGAGCAAACCTCTCGTCATCATTTACTTCGTGTTTGATTAGAATGGACCCATCACAACCCTCCAACAtataaccaaaccaatttatgtCGGTAAACTCGGaacaaaaacatcataaagaatagtgaaaatatttttttttgtattgagATTCATTAGAACCATACCTCAACAAAGCAATCATGGAAGTGGAGACGGAGTAAGACGGCAGCATTTCCAGGGTCCTTGGTCACTGCTTGTTTAACAACGTCACCGACGATGGATTCTGCGGATGGACATGTTTCTGAGTAGAACCCAAACTGTAGTTGTTGTGCCTCTGAAAAACTGAATAGATCATGAGCAGAAAACAAAACTAGAAAGATTCCAATAGTGATCATTCTCGAACTAAATGAATGCTTCGATATACTCTCTCGTACTCCACGgctcatttttttttatgttgatcATTTAAGTTTAAGGTAAGTTGGAAAGTTTTATTTGTTTCGTCGATATTTATATGCATGGAGGAtattaaatacaataaatatatcTTTCAATAGTTTCGACTTTATGTCATTCATTGCATTTGTATAGCTGTTACTGCGTAAAATGCTTACGTAAAGGTGACAAAACTTGCATTCAGATTTTGTAAAAAGTATTCTAGTAATTAGGTAGTaacatttaaacaaaatatcattaaaatgttcAACAAAGTAACTTTGTTCCAGTTTTAGTAAATAATGAGTTCTTGTTCCACCAGAAACCATACCAAagaatattaaatcaatttattttactttttcagtccgtctttttcttttaaaaataaacaaaatattgtagCTTAAGcagtaaataatttaaaaatcaagtATATTTGGaagtagagaaaaaaaattaaagagataTATATTGGAATCCATCGTATAATAGCGTGGCGATCATTAACGTTAGAAAACTGGATGCGGCAACAAATTAAAGAGATATATATTGGAATCCATCGTAACGTCTTTTGTTTTCTCTGCAAATTGCAAATGTGAATATCTTAAAAGCTCAACCAAATAACCGCACATGGCAACAAATTTTAGAAGTGCGACAAGTTCGATGAATTATTCTTGTGTAGACGACTCTCTCACTCAAAAGGAAGGTTTCATCTATACAAGGTTTAGTTTTGTGTCACGTGAGGATAATTTGTTGTAGCCGCACGTGGAATTCGGGTTGTTTGCTATAACATCGAAGGATGTTGCATTCTATGTATGATTTATCGTCTTCTTTCTTTGagtttataaaacaaaagagTGCCAAAGAGGAGATAAGAACAGttataatatttctctaaattCATCAGGAGACTGTAAGTTAGGTAGTAGTCTAGTGTTTAGACTTTAGATGTGAGAAAGATAAATACGCAGCTAAATATATGATCTTGTTAAagctaagttcaaaaaaaaaaatatatatatatgatcttgtttcaaatatattaaaattttttgaaaacaattGCATCCTTTTGTGCGTTCTATATCACAAGATGACAATGTCTCAAGTCTTTGAACTGGAAACATTAATTTGGGAGATTGCATATTTTCCTTGAATTTGCTGATGATTTTTAAACGATTCAAAGTgcttacatttttataacttttctttttacAGCAAGAACATTCTATATTTTAATGACGAACATGTTATttgttacttctttttttttgttcaaaatgttattttttacttttgtaacAAAACAAGTACTGCTAGACAAATGATGGAGATATTATAGGAATTGGaccaacaaatattttattcctAAGTCCTGGAGACCAAACCTTAATGTCTGAGCCGAATATActtaaatttaaagtatatattattattgcATAAGCCACACATAAAACCATTTATTAAATCGAAGATCTAACCCCTAAAAGACATGACTTTCATGCAAGTTTGAAGAATATGCATGCTTAAACTCAAATGAATCAAGAACATATGAAGTTAGATTTCTACGTATCTA
This Brassica napus cultivar Da-Ae chromosome C6, Da-Ae, whole genome shotgun sequence DNA region includes the following protein-coding sequences:
- the LOC106394298 gene encoding peroxidase 13-like; the encoded protein is MSRGVRESISKHSFSSRMITIGIFLVLFSAHDLFSFSEAQQLQFGFYSETCPSAESIVGDVVKQAVTKDPGNAAVLLRLHFHDCFVEGCDGSILIKHEVNDDERFAPGNAGVGGFDVIDNAKSELERLCPGVVSCADIVALAARDAVIAAKGPFYEVPTGRRDGLTSDKSNAANLPDVEDSINILKSKFREKRLSDKDLVLLSAGAHTIGTTACFFIMSRLDAQDSTISPDFFQVLRSKCPKGGDVNVRIPLDWESQFVFDEQIFRNIRDGKGVIKSDSVLYQDNDMKNIIESYLASNESSEANFAADFAEAMVKMGVIGVKTGVQGEVRRICNATN